In the Campylobacter sp. RM6914 genome, one interval contains:
- the gap gene encoding type I glyceraldehyde-3-phosphate dehydrogenase, which produces MSVKIAINGFGRIGRCAARIILERDDCELVAINDTAKREMTRYLLKFDTVHGEFKHDVKVVSDDCIEVDGKKIKVYSTRDANELDFAGCGADVVLECTGANLTSEKCEPFIKNGIKKVVMSAPAKDDTPTYVIGVNTDDYKNEAIISNASCTTNCLAPVVKILDSAFGIQKGLMTTIHAYTHGQSILDVKGKDFRRSRAAAANMIPTTTGAAKAIGKVMPHLLGKMHGQSIRVPMPNVSLVDLTVVLGKQTTVEEVNEAFKKASLNEFKNLIKIDDEYRVSSDFMSDPASSIFVPDTTQVICGDMVKVLAWYDNEWGYSARLVDMGVFVGKRG; this is translated from the coding sequence ATGTCGGTTAAGATAGCTATAAACGGTTTTGGAAGGATAGGCAGATGTGCTGCACGTATCATTTTAGAACGCGATGATTGCGAACTTGTCGCAATAAACGACACCGCAAAAAGAGAAATGACTAGATATTTGTTGAAATTTGATACTGTGCATGGGGAATTTAAGCACGATGTTAAGGTTGTTAGTGATGATTGCATAGAGGTTGACGGAAAGAAGATAAAAGTTTATTCTACAAGAGATGCAAATGAGCTTGACTTTGCCGGATGTGGCGCAGACGTCGTTCTTGAATGTACCGGAGCAAATTTGACTTCAGAAAAATGCGAACCGTTTATTAAAAACGGTATTAAAAAAGTCGTTATGAGCGCACCGGCAAAAGACGACACACCAACTTACGTTATCGGCGTAAACACCGATGATTATAAAAATGAAGCGATCATATCAAATGCAAGTTGCACTACAAACTGCCTAGCGCCTGTAGTAAAGATTCTTGATAGTGCGTTTGGTATACAAAAGGGTTTGATGACTACGATCCATGCTTACACTCACGGACAAAGCATACTTGATGTTAAGGGTAAGGATTTCCGCCGCTCTCGTGCTGCTGCTGCAAATATGATACCAACTACAACCGGCGCGGCAAAAGCTATAGGCAAAGTCATGCCTCACCTGCTTGGCAAGATGCACGGACAAAGTATACGCGTGCCTATGCCAAATGTTTCTCTTGTTGATTTAACGGTTGTTTTAGGTAAACAAACGACAGTTGAAGAGGTAAATGAGGCATTTAAAAAAGCAAGTCTTAATGAATTTAAAAATTTAATCAAAATCGACGATGAATACCGCGTTTCAAGCGATTTTATGAGTGATCCTGCAAGTTCTATATTTGTCCCTGATACAACACAAGTTATCTGTGGCGACATGGTAAAAGTTTTGGCTTGGTATGATAATGAATGGGGCTACTCTGCACGCCTTGTAGACATGGGTGTGTTTGTGGGCAAAAGGGGCTAA
- the ypfJ gene encoding KPN_02809 family neutral zinc metallopeptidase, translated as MKWQDSRQSSNVEDRRSNSQVSSAGSFGALVSIIRFLMGSKIGRIVLVIGVVAYFMGYDPLALIDQGAATTQSKAIDDPKEKENFAFVSAVLAETEDVWANIFKEYKASYVEPNLVLFKGQVSSGCGFASSQVGPFYCPADQKVYLDLSFFDELEKTHKAGGDFARAYVIAHEIGHHVQNLVGTLNKIQSQKSGVSQVEQNALQVKVELQADCYAGIWAHYMNKYQILDDGDIEEALNAASAIGDDTLQKKHQGHVVPDSFTHGSSKQRMEWFKKGFEGGKLASCSF; from the coding sequence ATGAAATGGCAAGATAGCAGACAAAGCTCAAATGTCGAAGATAGACGTTCAAATTCACAAGTAAGTAGCGCTGGTTCGTTTGGTGCGCTTGTATCTATTATCAGATTTTTGATGGGTTCAAAGATCGGACGCATAGTGCTAGTTATCGGTGTTGTGGCCTATTTTATGGGTTACGACCCTCTTGCTCTTATCGACCAAGGAGCCGCCACAACTCAAAGTAAAGCCATAGATGATCCAAAGGAGAAAGAAAATTTTGCCTTTGTTTCTGCTGTTTTGGCAGAAACAGAAGATGTATGGGCGAATATTTTCAAAGAGTATAAAGCTTCATATGTGGAGCCAAATTTAGTGCTTTTTAAAGGGCAAGTTTCTAGTGGATGTGGCTTTGCTAGCTCACAAGTAGGGCCTTTTTACTGTCCGGCGGATCAAAAAGTATATCTTGACCTAAGCTTTTTTGATGAACTTGAAAAGACGCATAAGGCGGGAGGTGATTTTGCTAGAGCTTATGTTATAGCTCACGAAATCGGACATCATGTGCAAAATTTAGTAGGAACGCTAAATAAAATTCAGTCACAAAAATCAGGCGTTTCACAAGTAGAGCAAAATGCACTTCAGGTTAAAGTCGAACTTCAAGCTGACTGTTATGCGGGAATTTGGGCGCACTATATGAATAAATATCAAATTCTAGATGACGGCGACATTGAAGAGGCATTAAATGCAGCTAGTGCAATTGGTGATGACACTTTGCAAAAAAAGCACCAAGGACATGTCGTGCCCGACTCTTTCACGCACGGTAGCTCAAAACAGCGCATGGAATGGTTTAAAAAGGGTTTTGAGGGTGGTAAACTAGCTTCTTGTAGTTTTTAA
- a CDS encoding YeiH family protein: MKQTLKHIFEFKFAWLCLFFLAILAIFISHFPPFSTFHLSPLMVAVLFGCMVVNFSPKSSNTLKKTGILSIATKQILRFGIILFGFRISFDSISELGIYGILFVALVVFSTFALAIFIGKWLGLSKSLSALIGSGSAICGAAAVMASASTIKASEQDTASAICTVVLFGTIGMFVYPFIFKVGLLGFDADMMGRFTGASLHEVAHVIAAGANISESAKASAVIVKMLRVLTLVPFLIVLSIFFRSNKSGKMSVFPYFALYFFAAVCINSLFAVPEILLTAINHLATFLLCAAMCALGFGLNKNTFANMGFKPFLLAALLFAWLFVFCFSYIKFIF, translated from the coding sequence ATGAAACAGACACTAAAGCATATTTTTGAGTTTAAATTTGCTTGGCTGTGTCTGTTTTTTCTGGCTATTTTAGCTATTTTTATATCACATTTTCCACCTTTTAGCACATTTCATCTTAGTCCACTTATGGTCGCTGTGTTATTTGGTTGTATGGTGGTAAATTTTTCCCCTAAAAGTTCTAATACACTTAAAAAAACAGGAATTTTGAGTATAGCCACAAAGCAAATTTTGCGCTTTGGTATCATACTTTTTGGCTTTCGTATAAGTTTTGATAGTATTAGTGAGCTTGGAATTTATGGTATTTTATTTGTTGCTTTGGTTGTATTTTCGACATTTGCACTTGCGATCTTTATAGGCAAGTGGCTTGGTCTTAGCAAGAGTTTGAGTGCGCTTATCGGCTCTGGTAGCGCTATATGCGGTGCGGCTGCCGTTATGGCGAGTGCAAGCACGATAAAGGCAAGCGAGCAAGATACGGCAAGTGCTATATGCACTGTTGTGCTGTTTGGAACGATAGGCATGTTTGTTTATCCGTTTATTTTTAAAGTTGGATTGCTTGGTTTTGATGCAGATATGATGGGAAGATTTACCGGTGCTTCACTTCATGAGGTTGCTCATGTTATCGCTGCTGGAGCAAATATTTCAGAGAGTGCAAAAGCTAGTGCTGTTATCGTAAAAATGCTTAGAGTGCTTACTTTGGTGCCATTTTTGATCGTTTTGTCTATATTTTTTCGTTCAAACAAAAGCGGTAAAATGAGTGTGTTTCCGTATTTTGCGCTATACTTTTTTGCAGCGGTTTGTATAAATTCTCTCTTTGCTGTCCCTGAAATTTTACTTACCGCTATAAATCATCTTGCTACTTTTTTACTTTGTGCAGCCATGTGTGCACTTGGTTTTGGGCTAAATAAAAATACATTTGCAAACATGGGCTTTAAGCCATTCTTGCTTGCAGCTTTGCTGTTTGCCTGGCTGTTTGTATTTTGCTTTTCGTATATTAAATTTATTTTTTAG
- a CDS encoding phosphoglycerate kinase — MHGIISVKDINLANKSVFIRCDFNVPMDEFGNITDDRRIFTALPTIKYCLDQGCKIVLASHLGRPKNGYEEAFSLKPVAKRLSFLLHQEVKMATDVIGPDAKEKAKNLKQGEILLLENLRFEKGETKNDENLARELSGFGEVYVNDAFGVCHRAHASVEAVVKFYDENTKAAGFLLQKEIEFAEKLIKKPARPFVAVVGGSKVSGKLQALKNLLPRVDKLIIGGGMAFTFLKAMGENIGNSLLEEELVEEALMVLKKGKELGVKIYLPVDVVAAQSFSNDSAVKFVTAQEIPAGWMGLDIGPASIRLFQEAIIDAQTIWWNGPMGVFEMDKFSKGSIKMSHSIAETHATTVVGGGDTADVVARAGDADEMTFISTGGGASLELIEGKELPGVKPLRRSGVEQ; from the coding sequence ATGCACGGAATCATCTCGGTAAAAGATATAAATTTAGCAAATAAAAGCGTCTTTATAAGGTGTGATTTTAACGTTCCTATGGATGAATTTGGCAATATAACCGATGATAGGAGAATTTTTACTGCACTTCCTACCATAAAATACTGCCTTGATCAAGGTTGTAAAATAGTCCTTGCATCGCATTTAGGACGCCCTAAAAATGGCTACGAAGAAGCATTTTCGCTAAAGCCGGTAGCAAAGAGACTTTCGTTCTTACTGCACCAAGAGGTAAAAATGGCAACCGACGTTATTGGGCCTGATGCAAAAGAGAAGGCTAAAAATTTAAAACAAGGCGAGATTTTGCTTCTTGAAAATTTACGCTTTGAAAAGGGTGAAACTAAAAACGATGAAAATTTAGCTCGCGAGCTAAGTGGATTTGGCGAAGTGTATGTAAACGACGCTTTTGGCGTATGCCATAGAGCTCATGCTTCTGTTGAAGCCGTGGTTAAATTTTATGATGAAAATACAAAAGCTGCTGGATTTTTACTACAAAAAGAGATCGAATTTGCCGAAAAACTTATCAAAAAACCGGCTCGTCCTTTTGTTGCAGTTGTGGGCGGAAGTAAGGTTAGCGGCAAACTTCAAGCGCTTAAAAACCTACTGCCTCGCGTTGATAAACTCATCATCGGTGGCGGAATGGCGTTTACATTTTTAAAGGCCATGGGTGAAAATATCGGTAACTCGCTTTTGGAAGAAGAGCTTGTTGAAGAGGCATTAATGGTGCTTAAAAAAGGCAAAGAACTGGGTGTTAAAATTTATCTTCCTGTTGATGTTGTCGCGGCTCAAAGTTTTTCAAACGATAGTGCCGTTAAATTTGTAACTGCACAAGAGATTCCTGCAGGATGGATGGGGCTTGATATCGGTCCTGCTAGTATTAGACTTTTCCAAGAGGCGATAATAGATGCTCAAACTATCTGGTGGAACGGGCCGATGGGTGTTTTCGAGATGGATAAATTCTCTAAAGGCAGCATAAAAATGAGCCACAGCATCGCTGAAACACATGCAACTACGGTTGTTGGCGGAGGCGATACGGCCGATGTTGTCGCTCGTGCAGGAGATGCCGATGAGATGACTTTTATCTCAACTGGAGGCGGAGCAAGCTTAGAGCTTATAGAGGGCAAAGAGCTTCCAGGTGTCAAGCCTCTTAGACGAAGCGGTGTAGAGCAATGA
- a CDS encoding triose-phosphate isomerase: MIFAANLKCNHTRDSFNEYAKILNENLKDENVLVFAPATTFLNEEFKFTLGAQNFYPCESGSYTGEIGKAMLDEFNIKTVLIGHSERREILGESEEFLRAKFDFAVKNGWRVVYCIGESLELFESGKTREWLDLQLANIDLGYKNLVIAYEPIWAIGTDKSASAEQVGEILEFIASKTSAPLLYGGSVNAKNIAEICKVKHCGGVLVGTASWDASNFLNLIASC; encoded by the coding sequence ATGATATTTGCAGCAAATTTAAAGTGTAACCACACAAGGGATAGCTTTAATGAGTATGCTAAAATTTTAAATGAAAATTTAAAAGACGAAAATGTCCTCGTCTTTGCCCCTGCTACTACCTTTTTAAATGAGGAGTTTAAATTTACCCTTGGGGCGCAAAATTTCTATCCATGCGAAAGCGGCTCATATACGGGCGAGATAGGCAAGGCTATGCTTGATGAATTTAATATCAAAACCGTGCTTATCGGACATTCGGAAAGACGTGAAATTTTAGGCGAGAGCGAGGAGTTTTTGAGAGCTAAATTTGATTTTGCTGTCAAAAATGGATGGAGAGTGGTTTATTGTATCGGCGAGAGCTTAGAGTTATTTGAGAGTGGAAAAACACGCGAATGGCTAGACTTACAACTTGCAAATATCGATCTGGGATATAAAAATTTAGTTATCGCCTATGAGCCGATCTGGGCGATAGGAACTGATAAGAGTGCAAGCGCAGAGCAGGTGGGTGAAATTTTAGAATTTATAGCTTCAAAGACTAGTGCACCGCTACTTTACGGCGGAAGCGTAAATGCTAAAAATATCGCTGAAATTTGCAAGGTTAAACACTGTGGCGGAGTGCTAGTAGGAACAGCAAGTTGGGATGCTAGCAACTTCTTAAATTTAATAGCGTCGTGCTGA
- a CDS encoding Sec-independent protein translocase subunit TatA/TatB, which translates to MGISVQQLLIILAIIVLLFGAKKIPELAKGLGKGIKSFKAEMEDDKPVEKVEKKEEDVVDAKVSESKTESKNA; encoded by the coding sequence ATGGGTATCAGTGTTCAACAGTTGTTAATAATACTTGCTATTATCGTTTTATTGTTCGGTGCTAAAAAAATTCCTGAGCTTGCAAAAGGTCTTGGTAAGGGTATCAAAAGCTTTAAGGCTGAAATGGAAGATGATAAGCCTGTAGAAAAAGTTGAGAAAAAAGAAGAAGATGTCGTTGACGCAAAGGTTAGCGAGAGTAAAACAGAGAGCAAAAACGCATAG
- a CDS encoding coiled-coil domain-containing protein, which translates to MRVALINKNPAVSRLITLSLNKIGVGYDEIDDILELQESFDCIVIDSDIEILDVDLSQHSNSVIALVPRGSQKPEFADAYLEKPFLPTEFISLFEETTSNAKPVTHVEDSAKFHDFEDDLSMPDELGGFDDFELPSIDEEHKDKPDDDLENFEDLDLNDLNLDSINEDEDLPSEEDNNLLEELSKDNLDSLDELDEFSESEDIKDVKEKQEELDDTFLNEELSQMQEAKENLLDEDLSEEKEEDVEDVNEIDELSSLVDEIDHMSESDSEDVGKDEDNEPKDDIIDDLLDSLDTQELDEEFTDSKKDVESKQEPEIDENLIQEDELQEDELLADEIGEEVSEVTQENIEEIHDINEIDQALMMKAFGLDGAKSEQDSLSEPKEQTQDIKAELSQKITEQIKKSLNDSALKEALKDMNIKINISFEEK; encoded by the coding sequence ATGAGGGTTGCGCTTATAAATAAAAATCCGGCTGTTTCACGTTTGATAACACTAAGTTTAAATAAAATCGGAGTCGGTTATGACGAGATTGATGATATTTTAGAGCTTCAAGAGTCATTTGACTGTATCGTGATCGACAGTGATATTGAAATTTTAGATGTTGATTTAAGCCAGCACTCAAATAGCGTTATCGCGCTTGTTCCTCGCGGCAGTCAAAAACCGGAATTTGCCGATGCTTATCTTGAAAAACCGTTTTTACCTACTGAATTTATAAGCTTGTTTGAAGAGACTACGTCAAATGCCAAGCCGGTTACTCATGTAGAAGATAGTGCTAAATTTCATGATTTTGAAGATGATCTTAGTATGCCTGATGAGCTTGGAGGCTTTGATGATTTTGAGCTGCCTAGTATAGACGAGGAGCATAAAGATAAGCCTGATGATGATTTGGAAAATTTTGAAGATCTCGATTTGAATGATTTAAATTTAGATAGCATAAACGAAGATGAAGATCTGCCAAGCGAAGAAGACAACAACTTGCTAGAAGAACTTAGCAAGGATAATCTTGATAGTCTTGACGAGCTTGATGAATTTAGTGAATCAGAAGATATAAAAGACGTTAAAGAAAAGCAAGAAGAGCTTGATGATACTTTTTTAAATGAAGAGCTAAGTCAAATGCAAGAGGCAAAAGAGAATTTATTGGACGAAGATTTGAGCGAAGAAAAAGAAGAAGACGTAGAAGATGTAAATGAGATAGATGAGCTAAGTTCTTTGGTTGACGAGATAGATCATATGAGTGAAAGCGACAGTGAAGATGTCGGCAAAGATGAGGATAATGAGCCAAAAGATGACATTATTGATGATTTGCTTGATAGTTTGGACACGCAAGAACTAGACGAAGAATTTACAGATTCTAAAAAAGATGTAGAGTCAAAACAAGAGCCTGAAATTGATGAAAATTTAATACAAGAAGACGAGCTGCAAGAGGATGAGCTTTTAGCTGATGAGATTGGGGAAGAAGTGAGTGAAGTCACACAAGAAAACATAGAAGAGATACATGATATTAATGAGATAGACCAGGCATTAATGATGAAAGCATTTGGGCTTGACGGAGCTAAAAGTGAGCAAGATAGCCTTAGTGAACCTAAAGAGCAAACACAAGATATAAAAGCTGAACTTAGTCAAAAGATAACCGAACAGATAAAAAAATCGTTAAATGACAGTGCTTTAAAAGAAGCCTTAAAAGATATGAATATAAAGATAAATATAAGCTTTGAGGAGAAGTAG
- a CDS encoding SseB family protein translates to MSLIKAIENFKNEPTKDNEICLINELKKAEFLAPVILAAPLAKPDGSAVYEEEGSNIKFALLSDDENDKSYFPAFTSRQELMKWRNDSEQEVINLRLKDYGAILLDDKNNYEGIVIDAFSHSLILDLNFFRAIFKD, encoded by the coding sequence TTGAGTTTGATTAAAGCTATTGAAAATTTTAAAAATGAACCAACAAAGGATAATGAAATTTGTCTAATAAACGAGCTAAAAAAGGCTGAATTTCTAGCCCCGGTTATACTTGCTGCACCGCTTGCAAAGCCTGACGGAAGTGCGGTTTATGAAGAAGAGGGGTCAAACATCAAATTTGCCCTACTTAGTGATGACGAAAACGACAAGAGCTATTTTCCTGCATTTACAAGCAGACAAGAGCTGATGAAATGGAGAAATGATAGCGAGCAAGAAGTTATAAATTTGCGATTAAAGGATTACGGGGCTATTTTGCTTGATGATAAAAATAATTATGAGGGTATCGTAATAGACGCATTTTCGCATTCGCTTATACTTGATTTAAATTTCTTTAGAGCTATTTTTAAAGACTAA
- the fabI gene encoding enoyl-ACP reductase FabI — translation MIMQGKKGLIVGVANAKSIAYGIAEACHKQGATMAFTYLNDALKKRVEPIAGEFGSKFVYELDVNNPAHLEGIADKIKADLGEIDFVVHAVAYAPKEALEGEFIDTTKEAFDIAMGTSVYSLLSLTKAVIPVLKEGGSILTLTYLGGPRFVPHYNVMGVAKAALESSVRYLAHDLGAKNIRVNAISAGPIKTLAASGIGDFRMILRYNEVNAPLKRNVTTEDVGKSAMYLLSDLASGVTGEIHYVDCGYSTMGMGDVTKDNEGNTILTWDAK, via the coding sequence ATGATAATGCAAGGTAAAAAGGGTCTAATCGTCGGTGTAGCTAATGCCAAATCAATTGCTTACGGTATCGCCGAGGCATGCCATAAACAAGGCGCAACCATGGCGTTTACATATTTAAATGATGCGCTTAAAAAACGTGTAGAACCCATAGCTGGGGAGTTTGGTAGTAAATTTGTTTATGAGCTAGATGTGAATAATCCAGCGCACTTAGAAGGTATAGCAGATAAGATAAAGGCGGATTTGGGCGAGATAGATTTCGTCGTTCATGCCGTAGCGTATGCACCAAAAGAGGCTTTAGAGGGCGAGTTTATTGACACCACAAAAGAGGCGTTTGATATCGCTATGGGAACGTCTGTGTATTCGCTACTAAGCCTTACAAAAGCCGTGATACCCGTGCTTAAAGAGGGCGGATCGATCCTTACGCTAACATATCTTGGCGGACCAAGATTTGTCCCGCATTATAATGTAATGGGTGTAGCCAAAGCTGCGCTTGAGAGCTCAGTGCGCTACCTTGCACATGATCTTGGTGCAAAAAATATCCGTGTAAATGCTATTTCGGCAGGTCCAATTAAAACACTTGCTGCAAGCGGTATAGGCGACTTTAGGATGATTTTACGCTACAATGAAGTAAACGCTCCTCTAAAGCGCAACGTAACAACCGAAGATGTCGGCAAGAGTGCGATGTATTTACTAAGTGATTTGGCTAGCGGTGTAACGGGTGAAATTCACTATGTAGACTGTGGATATAGCACGATGGGGATGGGTGATGTTACAAAAGATAACGAAGGAAATACCATCTTAACGTGGGACGCGAAGTAG
- the gmk gene encoding guanylate kinase: MKGQILLISGPSGCGKSTLLSRLFKEEKGLYFSISSTTRAIRDGEIDGVHYHFISKEEFEDGIKKDEFLEWAQVHKNYYGTSLKPVKEQLERGNIVVFDIDVQGFAIAREKFKSEITSVFVTTTNKKELKKRLEKRNTDSPETIENRLMNAVGEMEHILEYDYFLINDNIEKSYRGLKSIVRAMRLKSTNINLRETIDNWIDC; the protein is encoded by the coding sequence GTGAAGGGTCAAATTTTACTCATCAGCGGTCCTAGCGGCTGTGGTAAAAGCACTCTTTTAAGCAGGCTCTTTAAGGAGGAAAAAGGGCTTTATTTTTCTATCTCAAGCACAACAAGAGCCATAAGAGACGGCGAAATAGACGGTGTTCATTATCATTTTATAAGCAAAGAAGAATTTGAAGACGGTATAAAAAAAGATGAATTTTTAGAATGGGCGCAGGTTCATAAAAACTACTACGGCACAAGTTTAAAGCCGGTAAAAGAGCAGCTTGAGCGTGGGAACATCGTTGTTTTTGATATAGACGTGCAAGGATTTGCCATAGCAAGAGAGAAATTTAAGTCCGAGATAACATCTGTTTTTGTTACTACCACAAATAAAAAAGAGCTAAAAAAACGTCTTGAAAAGCGCAATACCGACAGTCCCGAAACTATAGAAAACCGTTTAATGAACGCAGTCGGCGAGATGGAACACATTTTGGAGTATGATTATTTTTTAATAAATGATAATATAGAAAAAAGTTATCGCGGGTTAAAGTCTATCGTTCGGGCTATGCGTTTAAAAAGTACAAATATCAATCTTCGTGAAACGATCGATAATTGGATTGATTGTTAA
- the nadD gene encoding nicotinate (nicotinamide) nucleotide adenylyltransferase, which translates to MNIAFFGGSFDPPHLGHDSVVKMALNELNIDKLVIMPTFISPFKSDYSAPPELRLKWITRLWGDLDKVEISDFEVNKARPVPTIETIDHLYEKYEISNLYLIIGADHLATLDKWHDFTRLKTLVKFVIAERDHINIPENLQKMGTHVDISSSQIRHSECLENLPEVLKEEIIKFYQGKNMELSMQQRIENIVKILDEKKAEEIQVFDMSDKDYFVKQVVIATTMGERHALSLTDDLKEKLKPLGEQFLGIESSGEWVVCDLGDILLHLMSQQYRARYNIEEFLSKLKEQHN; encoded by the coding sequence TTGAATATAGCATTTTTTGGCGGGAGCTTCGATCCTCCGCATTTAGGGCATGATAGTGTCGTAAAAATGGCTTTAAATGAGCTAAATATAGACAAGCTAGTCATTATGCCGACCTTTATAAGTCCGTTTAAGAGCGACTACTCCGCGCCTCCCGAACTTCGTTTAAAGTGGATAACAAGACTTTGGGGAGATCTTGATAAGGTTGAAATTTCAGATTTTGAAGTCAATAAGGCTCGTCCGGTACCTACCATTGAAACGATAGATCATCTTTATGAAAAATACGAAATTTCAAATTTATATCTGATAATCGGAGCGGATCATCTTGCAACGCTTGATAAATGGCATGATTTTACAAGGCTAAAAACACTTGTGAAATTTGTAATAGCAGAGCGCGATCACATAAATATACCGGAGAATTTGCAAAAAATGGGCACGCATGTAGACATTAGCTCATCGCAAATTAGACATTCGGAATGTTTAGAAAATTTGCCCGAAGTCTTAAAAGAAGAAATCATAAAATTTTATCAAGGAAAAAATATGGAACTTAGCATGCAACAACGCATAGAAAATATCGTGAAAATTTTAGACGAGAAAAAAGCCGAAGAGATACAAGTGTTTGATATGAGTGATAAGGATTATTTCGTAAAACAAGTCGTTATCGCGACAACAATGGGCGAGCGCCACGCATTATCGCTAACAGATGATCTAAAAGAGAAGCTTAAGCCACTTGGCGAGCAGTTTTTAGGTATAGAAAGCTCTGGCGAGTGGGTTGTCTGCGATCTTGGCGACATACTTTTACACCTTATGAGCCAACAATACCGTGCAAGATACAATATCGAAGAATTTTTAAGCAAGCTAAAAGAGCAACACAACTAA
- the argS gene encoding arginine--tRNA ligase, with product MKEIVKSEILKIIGRDFVLEKPKDKNLAHYATPLAFSLAKELKRSPMAIAQEFADKFKDNDLFEVSAVNGYLNFKLKGEFLDSCASKALQDGENFASSKPKDKSLLIEYISANPTGPLHIGHVRGAVYGDTLARIGRYIGYDIQTEYYINDAGNQIDLLGTSISLWARENLLGQSVEYPEKYYRGDYIEDIAKAALEKFGKEIFTDESKNLDLAEFGKDIVLDIIKKDLSDANIFIKNWASERSYYDKLEATIAKLERSNQMYKKDGATYIASTKLGDDNDRVVVRDDGRPTYLAGDIVYHNDKFERGYDEFLNIWGADHHGYIARLKAAINFLGYDENRLEILLMQMVSLLKDGKPYKMSKRAGNAILMSDITAEIGADALRFIFISKANTSSLEFDVDELKKEDSSNPIFYINYAHARINQVFGKAQKSVTDVIDASLDLLDDSGKNLLFEALTLNEILEDAYSQRALQKLPDYLKSLCANFHKFYNENRVIGSQNEDVLLKLFAVVALSIRTALTLMGITAKERM from the coding sequence TTGAAAGAGATAGTAAAATCTGAAATTTTAAAGATTATCGGACGCGATTTTGTTCTTGAAAAACCAAAAGATAAAAATTTAGCCCACTATGCTACACCGTTGGCCTTTTCTTTGGCAAAAGAGCTTAAGCGTTCGCCTATGGCTATAGCACAAGAATTTGCCGATAAATTTAAAGACAATGATCTTTTTGAGGTTAGTGCGGTTAATGGGTATTTAAATTTTAAATTAAAGGGCGAATTTTTGGACTCTTGCGCAAGCAAGGCTTTGCAAGATGGAGAAAATTTTGCCTCCTCAAAACCTAAAGATAAAAGCTTATTGATCGAATACATCAGCGCAAATCCCACTGGTCCGCTTCACATAGGTCATGTTAGAGGAGCGGTTTATGGCGATACTTTGGCTCGTATCGGAAGATATATAGGCTACGATATACAAACCGAGTACTACATAAATGACGCGGGCAATCAAATAGACCTACTTGGTACCTCTATTTCACTTTGGGCTCGTGAAAATCTACTTGGTCAGAGTGTAGAATACCCTGAAAAATACTACCGTGGCGATTATATAGAAGATATCGCAAAAGCTGCACTTGAAAAATTCGGCAAAGAAATTTTTACAGACGAGAGTAAAAATTTAGATCTAGCGGAATTTGGCAAAGATATAGTGCTAGATATCATCAAAAAAGATCTATCGGATGCAAATATTTTTATTAAAAATTGGGCTAGCGAAAGGTCGTATTACGATAAGCTAGAGGCAACTATCGCAAAATTAGAACGCTCAAATCAAATGTATAAAAAGGACGGAGCAACTTATATTGCTTCTACAAAACTTGGCGATGATAATGATCGTGTCGTTGTTAGAGATGACGGCAGGCCTACGTATCTAGCAGGTGATATAGTTTATCATAATGATAAATTTGAACGTGGATATGATGAGTTTTTAAATATTTGGGGAGCTGATCATCACGGGTATATAGCTCGCCTAAAAGCTGCTATAAATTTCTTAGGTTATGATGAAAATCGCCTTGAAATTTTACTTATGCAAATGGTTAGTTTGCTAAAAGACGGCAAGCCGTATAAGATGAGCAAACGTGCTGGTAACGCCATACTTATGAGCGACATTACCGCTGAGATTGGAGCTGATGCTTTAAGGTTTATTTTTATAAGTAAAGCAAACACGAGTAGTCTTGAATTTGACGTAGATGAGCTTAAAAAAGAAGATAGTTCAAACCCTATTTTTTACATAAACTACGCTCACGCAAGGATAAATCAAGTATTTGGTAAGGCACAAAAAAGTGTTACCGATGTTATAGATGCATCGCTTGATCTGCTTGATGATAGCGGTAAAAATTTGCTTTTTGAAGCGCTTACTTTAAATGAAATTTTAGAAGATGCTTACTCGCAAAGAGCTTTGCAAAAGTTGCCTGATTATCTAAAATCGCTTTGTGCGAATTTCCACAAATTTTATAATGAAAACCGCGTTATAGGAAGTCAAAACGAAGATGTTTTGCTTAAGCTTTTTGCGGTTGTTGCGCTTAGCATAAGAACAGCTCTAACTCTTATGGGTATAACTGCAAAAGAGCGCATGTAG